Genomic segment of Euleptes europaea isolate rEulEur1 chromosome 6, rEulEur1.hap1, whole genome shotgun sequence:
GGCTCAGTGGGGTGGTAAATTGTATTCTTTAGAGGTGACATAACTGAGAAAAACAGGGGCTTAAATGCACCAAAGGGTGACAAGGGTTactgccccacctacctgtgCAAAGTCAACTATCTGGAAAGTTCAGCAGTCACTCCATGCTCAATTGAGCATGTCACTGTTGTGTTGAAAGTGCTGTTACTGAAAGTCAGTGAATTTCAAACTAAGACACAGGGATGTTTCTGGGCACTGGGTTGATAACAAGATCACGCAAGAAGCAGCGCTCTACAACACTGCCCAGAACTTTGGAAGAAAGAGGCCACAGTCAAAGCTAGAGAACAGACTGCGCATGACGCAACATATGTTTGCTACATTTATTATAACACAGCTGTGCACTTCCCCCAGTGAAGAAATATCAGAAATAAGCAGATGGACTCCAAGCAACATCCCAACAAGGAAAACATAATGCATGCTTCCAAGCAAGAAAAATTAAGCTCCCCGGATTTAGACTCACCTGGAACAGCGGCACTACCTCAGAAACTACATGAGGTTCTACAGGGTCCTGAAGAAGAATGCATAGATAATAGATGACCTTTtgctacaaaaataaaaagaacacAAATACAACAGTGAGAAATTTGTCAGGAGGAGCACTGAatctatcattttaaaaaaaattaataaaagccTGGCATCAGATGTATCCTTGTCGGTATGATCACAAGAGCATTCAAATCGCAGTGCAAAATATGAACATACATAGTTTCCTTACACCAAGTCAGATCATTGGAGTGGTTAAAACATTTAGGAcagtttagtttggaaagaaggtggttaagatcTATACAAttttgcatggtatggagagagtggacagggagaagcttttatccctcataatactagaacgcggggtcatctgctgaagctggagggtgagagattcaaaacagataaaaggaagtatttcttcacatgcgtagttaaattgtagaactccctgccccaggatgttgtgatggctgccaacttggaaggctttaagaggggagtagatatgttcatggaggagagggctattcatggatactagttaaaatggaacGAGTCctgatgcatatctattatctccaggatcagaggagcatgcgtgttatattaagtgctgtggaacacaggcaggatggtgctgctgcagtcgtcttgtttgtgggcttccctagaggtacctggttggccactgtgtgaacggactgctggaagtgatggaccttggtctgatccagcattgcctttcttatgttcttatgttcacccagATCAGTatggtctattctgactggcagtggctctccatacTCTCAGGCAGAGAATAGTCTTTGCCAAAACCTGCTACttgagatcttttaaaatggagttACCAGagactgagccctgacctgggtagcccaagctagcccgatctcatcagataccagaagctaagcagggtcagccctagttagtactcggatgggagaccagcaaagaaGTCTAAGTTGCTACAATGAGataagcaatgacaaaccaccctgaatgtctcttgccttgaaaaccctataaggtcaccatacatcagctgtgacttgatgacaaagacaaaaacaaaaaaatgagagattgaacttgggatctagTTGCAATCAAGGTGCGTGCTCCCTGTACAGCCACAGCGCCTCCATCTTAGAGTGCAACAGTCTTTCAAAAGACCATTCCAAACCTCCTTCAGTCACCAAAACAGAGCACACAATCCCACACTGGTTGTTTCAGTAGGTTGTCTTTAGGATCTGGCCAGTAGTACTAGGAACTACAACAACACTCTAGTCTGAACACTTATTAGCCTCTTTACTAGCCTCATGAAGAAACAGGTAAACATACCTTCTCCATTGTCCCTCACTTCCTTGCTCCCCCTCCTGACCCCAGCAGTGCTCAGCAATAGGGTACCACATAATCTTTCTCAGATGGCTATTGACGTGTTTCCAGGATACAACTGTATTCTAGAATGGTCAATAAAACTGGTGCCATCATACTGTCCTAAGGTAGAACAGAAAGGAGTAAAGAAGTTTGTCTCTTCAATAACTCAAGAGTTTAACCCCCACCTCACAGTCAACTTCCGCATCCCGTTCAGATCCGCCTGCAGAGGTCCTTCTCGGGGTCCTCTCATTTCAGAAGAAAGGTCACTCAAGGGACAGAAATGAGTCTGATCTGTTGTTACCAGAACACTATCAGACTCCATGTTATCTGAGGTTCCTCTATGCAAAGTCCCTTTTGGACATATAATAATCTCTTTTGGATATATAATTCTGCTCTCTTGTGCCCTCTGAAGAGGAATACAGAAAGCAAAGAATTAAAATTCTGAATGAGTAATGACAGAACACAAGGGCAGCTTACCATGTAGATGGCTTCATTGATGACCACATCTTTTACCTGATTCATTTCTATGAAAGTTGTACTCTCTTTGCCAGAAGCATAGGATGAAGTCATCTGTATTCCAAGTGAGCCAACAATTAGCAGGGATTCCTGGTCAATCTTCACAAAGTGCAGATACGCAAGTAAGCCGATCAGTGTGACAAATATAGCAGCAGAGAGCACCACGCTGTTCTGTAATGGAACCAAGCAAGGAATATAAGATCAAATACTGCAACTAGTGTTCTATTTCTGTCCCGTTAACTGATGAACTGAAACCATAATTACATGGAATGAAACTATTCGGTCTGGAACAGTAGAAAAAAATCCATGCCTTAACCCAGTGTGAAAGCAGGTAGGGTGGAATGGAAAATCATACAGAAATCTGAAATGATGGTCAGTAGAGAAGTATACTTTAAATACATTCTCGTAATAATGGAACACAGACTCTCCAACAATATAAAAAGGCATCAAAATGGATAACAATGGAACAATATAAAAAGGCAGCAAAACTGATAACTATGGATAATGCAGGGAATGTGCTGACCAGAGTCCAAACAAGAGATTTTGAAAAGTTTTGCCCAACAAATACAAGAAATACaggcttctttttttattttccaaaagggattcccccccccccccatttactgcTGCCTTCTGGCGGGGCTTTTGCTTAACTTAAAACCTTCCTAACATAATCTTTTTATAAATTAATCAACTGATGATGAtaaagaagaggagctggtttttataccccgcttttctctacctttaaggagtctcaaagcggcttacaatcgctttcccttccttaCAActgacagcttgtgaggtaggtagggctgagagatttctgagagaactgtgactagcccatggtcactcagctggcttcatgtagaagagcggggaaacaaacctggttctccagattagagtctgccgctcttaaccattacaccatgctggagtgacTGAAAACCAGTATGACTTCCCCCAGCAAATTCCTCCTCCACCCACTTGAAGTTGCAGCCTGAGAAAGAATTCCATGCAAAACTTGTTTCCAGTATTTGAGGAATGTAGatctaaataaaatttattatttgtGACTTAATCTCTCTGAGTTTCAATATTTTCCTCTGTTAAATAGGAGAGAGTACTGTACCAACACTTCCTGTGCATGCTGACCTGGAAGTAGGTTTCACTAAATTATTCCCAAGTATAATCTTATTTTATCCTATTATTCCAAAGGCTTGTACATATGTTTTTGTACAGAGGTTATAGCAAAGATTCTTTTCTTCTGACTAGCAAATATTTAAAACTCTACCTTCTTTATCTAGGAATGGGGGAATAGAGGAAGGCTGGGCAAATCTCAGATCTGGACCTACAGATACTTTGCTTTGGTAAAGCACACGTTTGGCCTCTTGCTCTCAGTACTGCTTGCATGAAGATCATAGGGTGCACCTTTCTAGTCACATGGACAAAACTGCTAGGAAACGATTTGGTGTCATTTTTCTTGGGATCGGACAAGATAGATTTGATTTTCAACATGCGGAAACTATACTATTCCACCGAATGAGGGAAGTAGGAGGGGATgactggagaggggaaaggctgtcATAAGAATAGGGAAAGGGGACGTCATTTTTTGAGAGTCCACTGATataaactcaggttcgaatcccccctctgccatggaagcttgtgggtgaccttgagccagtcacacacactctacctaatgtacctcatagggttgttgtgacgataaaatagagagaagattgatgtaagccgctttgggtccccattgggagggaaaggtgggataaagtAAGCAAAGTAAATAATACATAAATGGATGCAACTCATAAGGATAAGCCTTTCTTTTAGGCACTAAAAGCTGAAATCCTTCGGCTATTGTTTTACTATTGTATGTTGCTATTGAGATTTCTGAAAAGTGGCATTAAAATCTCATAACTAAAAATCCTATGCATACTAAGGGGGTCATGATAGAAGTTCATAatattatgcatgggttggagaaagtggatggagattattttctctccctttctcatcGTACTAGAACTCCCTTAAtgccacccaatgaagttgatgggcaataaactcaggacagacaaaagtacTGTGTTACTCAACATGtaattaaattatggaattcactgccagtggaagtagtgatggccacaagtacAGACGGATTTAAAAGGAGAGGTGTGtcggtggctactagctatggtgactgaAGAGAGCCTCCATCCACAGAGACAGCAGTCTTCTGAATACTGGAGCTGGAAGGtggcatcaggggaaagccttggctcTGTGCCCCGTTTGactgccctccagggcaactggttggccgctatACAATACCTGGCCAGATGCccgatccagcagagctcttcttatgttcactcCCCCAGAGTTAAACCCTACTGAATGGAATACGGCTTActgcaatcatgctaggaaaagttgagggcagcaggaaaagaggaagacccaacaagagatgggttgattgactctatcaaggaagccacggggccctcagtctgcaagacctgagcaaggctgtttagcataggacgtttcggaggacactggttcatagggtcgccatgagtcagaggcgacttgacggcatttcacaAACACGCTGCCGGGTAAGCAGGAGCATGATGTCCTGCACAAattggagggggggtgggggtgggggtgggaggtgctCGGCTGGGGCGAATATTCAGCGGCGGCTCCCTTGCAGTGGCGGGACCCCTTAGCGGCCCCTTTCCCGACGGCTCGCAGGACCCCCGTGAAAGCACGAGGAGGCGCGGCAGAGGGAAGGGAGGCCGAGGAAAGGGGGCCGGGCCTGGGAGGCCTCTCCGCTACCTGGCAGAGCACGAAGAGCCCGTAGGCCACCAGCCACACCGAGCAGGTGACGGCGCTGACCGACCGCAGCTGCAGCCGCGGGCAGCGCACCACGAACTCCCGGCAGGAGGCGCTGTAGTGGCGGCGCTGCAACGCGATGCGCTCCCCGGACACCGTCAGGTACGCCTCTCCGTCCGCCATTGCCAAGGCAGAGACGACAAGCGGAGGCCTCCCTGGCGCCTAGAGCGGCCCAACCGGCCCTACTCTAGCCTCGGACTGCTCAGTGGCAGTGaagctcctccccttcccccgagAGGAGCTGTCTCTTGTCCTGGAGGAGCTTTAGGGGAGCGAGTCCCGGGGGCGGCTTGGGGCTGCAGCGAGCGTGCTTGTCTTCCCGCGGCCCCGGTCCTCTAAGCAGAAGCGCCACGCTTTTTCTTCTCACCCTGACGCTGCCCCTCAGGAAAATCAAGATCTttcgtgtggggagggggggaggggagttataGTCTTCACTGGGACGCAAGATGCGAGCACAATGTTAACTGGTCTGCAACTTCTGTGGAGCAAGCATGTGGGGGTTGTCATTAACGATAAAAGTTGTATTGAAAATATCTGTGACGGCTTTATATAATTCACAGcggggagccgtgttagtctgtctgcagtagtagaaaagggccagagtccaggagcaccttgaagactaacaaaaatattttctggtagggtgtgagctttcgtgagccacagaaaaatattttctggtagggtatgagctttcgtgagccacagctcgcttcttcagatacctgaagaagggagctgtggctcacgaaagctcataccctaccagaaaatatttttgttagtctttaaggtgctactggactcttgggttTATATAATgtttacactttaaaaaatatcTCCCGCCCTTCACACAGTAGTCGATTCTTTTAACTGATTAGGAAATCCTGACAAGTAGATGTATGTGAAAACCTCTAGGATGTGGCGTACCAGATGTCAAATAAGTTCCTTCAGTGGGTTTCCGGCCCTGAGTTGGAGCCTGACTCAATCGGAGGCTCGTCGGGGGCCAGGCTCGGCTTTGCGCCTGTGAAAACGAGGGGCAGGCGTGGATCTTGTACTActgttttgcatgtagaaagtcATTTCAGTGATTTCCCTTTGGAGAAAGAAACAGAATTCCTCACTCAGGGTTAGGATTAATTCAGTTACGGTGTCCTCCAGAGAACTGACCTCTCATGGCTTTCCTTGGTAACTCTCGCACTTCCATTTCCATCGGATGCTGCTACATCTTTTTGTCACTTTAGATGCTGTACTGTTTGCACACTTGATCCGTTGTTGTATGGCTCTGTCGTTTTTTTCAGACGATTTTAAGCCGCTATATAAAAATTATTGGATAAAATGGGCGAATACAGAagatactgtcgaaggctttcacggtcagagttcattggttcttgtaggttatccaggctgtgtgaccgtggtcttggtattttctttcctgacgtttcgccagcagctgtggcaggcatcttcagaggagcaacactgaaggacagtgtctctcagtgtcaagtgtgtaggaagagtaatatatagtcagaaagggattgggttgagctgaatcaatgtcctgcaaaaagtatcaaaggtaatgtgctaatcattgtcctgtaagtatcaagataacataccacaccctcattagcacattaacttgatacttacaggacaattcatagtgggtagccgtgttagtctgtttgcagtagtcaaaaagggcaagagtccagtagcacctgaagaagtgagctgtggctcatgaaagctcataccctaccagaaaatatttttgttagtctttaaggtgctattggactcttgcccttacaggacaatgattagcacattacctttgatactttttgcaggacaatgattctgctcaacccaacccctttctgactatatattactcttcctacacacttgacactgagagacactgtccttcagtgttactcctctgaagatgcctgccacagctgctggcgaaacgtcaggaaagaaaataccaagaccacgctcacacagcccggataacctacaagaaccacagacAATACTATTTGCGATGGTGACTGATTGCTTCCCTTATAAGTAAGGAAAGAAGGGGCGACTGGTTAGAAATGTAAGGATGTACAGTGAATTAGGGCAGTGGCCCTTTAAGGAGAGAACAGCTGGAATGTTACAAGCTGACAATTCCAGCTTGTTTTATGTGACTCAAACCGATGCGAATTCTCGAGCTCAGGGCTGGCAAGGCCAAGGAGTCTCCTCCGGGCTGCATCCACCTCTGCAGCGGCCAGTCGCTTTTCGACACCCCCTTGTGTGCAGGATGCTCCAACTCAGCCGCCCCTGGCTCATCCTTTCATCACTGCTTTCCTTGGGAGAAAAATTGTGAGGTTACTTGGTAATTGTGGGCAATGGGCGCTGTATGGAGATGAGAAGGCCACGTTTGAAAAAGGGCGAACGGAATTAGACGGGATATGTCTCGCCGTGGCAAGGGACGCCGGGGGAGGATCTGGGACGTTGGGTAGATGCCCGGGTTTCGTAATCTGTGGGGTGGAGTGGGTAGAGAAGGGCACTGAATGGAGCAGAGTCTCGATGTCATAACGTTTGACCGGAGAGTCTGGGGAAGGGCAGAGGCGTGCACAGCCCGCACGCATAAGAGACTCCGGTTCAAGCCCCCGAGTGAAACGATCTCAGGAGCCAGCCAGGCTGGGAAGACCCCGCAGATCTCCTCCCAGCGCCACCGGACAATTCGTGGTAGAACATCCCCGTTCCTAAAACGAGGCGGCATCATTTCCCAGCTCTGTCCTTAgcacatcttgtgtgtgtgtgttaagtaccgtcaagtcgcttccgattcatggcgaccctatgaatcaaagtcctccaaaatgtcctatctttgacagccttcctcagatcttgtaaactgagacaatcctatgatgagacaatccaaaatagcACAACTTAGCTGGAAATAAATCTCATTAGGTTTATGATTAAGGTTTGAAGTAGAAAAGGCAGACCGAAAAACGCCTTTACCGTCGCGTAAACGTttcctcagatgcatgaagtTTTCCTCCGTTGGCAGATGGAGATCTATAAGCTTTGCTCGATGGGCTTTGAACAAAAATCTCATAGACTGCACCTCTTGCACATCATGGTCTTCGGCCCCACTGCTTACATTACaactgtgtgtgcgcgcgcgtctgtctgtctgtcaactGAAGGTAACATTTCGTGCATCTAAGGAAGCGGGTTGAGCCCACCGCCAAAGTTTGTGTCACAGTAAACGGGTCTCTGGAAAATACCAGGAGACTGCTTTTTGATTTTGCGGCAGCGGACTAACTCGGCTGCCCTTCTGGGAGTTTGTCACTGAGCCTTTCAGCACACCTTTGCCTAAAGGAGTGGAACCACTCGGGGGTTAAATGCCTCTTGAACGCCGAATCATCCTGCCCAGTCCTAAGCAAGTCACGCTAAGCAAGGGGACCTGCACCTAACCACAAACAAACGTGATATACTTTTTATTAAGACCTGCCAATATAACAACATAACCCATGAGagatctcccccacacacacttttaaaaatccagcctgatgaaaaATCCTGGAGAACTCGAAAGCTTGCATACTGCCAGAGTGTGTGAGTCGCAGAAAAATTaaacaagagtctagtagcacattAAAGGCTTCCGAGGTTTATTGTAGCTCACGTTTTCATGAGCCAGAAGTCACTTCGATAATAGCATTACACCGCTTTTGATTTTGGATATTGATATGGTCCAGTATGGCTACCTGCATCTGTTGTCCACACCCAACCAAGCGGGTGTGCATAGGACTTGGAATCAGTTTGTGATAAGATGCCGTTTAAAACGTGCCTGGCCGTGTCCGTGAAGCTGGGGAGCACATTTCCAAAATGAGGAGGCGGAAAACAAAGGCCATTttttgcacgggaggttttgccttggattttccgctctctccCTTCCTAATACTCAAAACTCAACCaccagcccccctgcagagttctgagaattcggatggggaaaaggtgcatctggagatcggcaaatccaaggcaaaacctcccgcgcacaAACGGCCAAAGCAAATGTTTTgtatttgcatatatatatatatatatatattttaaaaagttcaaaTCGAAGTGATTACTGCAAGGGCGGGGTGGGGGCGAGGCGTGCGGGAAATtggttttggagggtggaatagGAAGGAAGCCGCAGTCACGATTGCGCCTTGGCGCGTGCAAAACCCGGGGCGGGGTaatggggggggaaggtttcagAGGCACGCCCCCGGGAATCCGCGCGGCGATTGGCCAGTGTGGGGCAGGGGCCGTGGCGGCGCTGCGCCCTCCGCCGGCAGGGGGCGTGGCGGGCCCGGCCGGCTCGAGGCCTATAAAAGCGCGCGGAGGGCCGGCGAAGAGCGCGAGTCCAACCGGCGCCTCTGCAGCTTCCCCTCAGGCGTCATGGCCCTCCGCACCAGCGTCGCCCGGCTCTTCGGGAAGCCAGCCGGCTCGTCCGCGCAACTCCAGAGGAGGCCGGCGCACTCGGTGGCCGTCATCGGCGCTCCTTTCTCCAGGGGGCAGGTGAGCGACCGGggcgcggcggaggcggcgggcgGGAGAGCCAAGGGGCGACCCCCCCCTTGCCCTTCCCCGCTCATCCGGGGCCTGGGGCCACAAGGGGGCATTTCCACGCTGCCTCTCCAGGCCTCCCCTTTCCCGCAAGCCCGCCGTCCCCTCTGAAGTAgcaggcttttagaaaaccaGCAGGCctctaacaataaaaataaataaataagaaagcattactgaactccaaaatcagagggcctctggagaaatATATTTAGAAGTTAGAAACAGACAGTAGAAGCCAAAAAGATTACAGTTGAAGCCTGACAGTGTTGTTTGAAAATCTAACTCCTAAAGCCTGCTATTACACCTCTAACCGCGCCTCCTTTCCTCCCAGAAAAGAAGCGGGGTCGATCAGGGTCCTGCTGCCATCAGGAGCGCGGGGCTGGTGGAAAAGCTCTCCGGCATGGGTGAGTAAGTCAGAGCCACGTGTGGTCCCGGGAAACGGGTGGCCTCGCTGTGGGAAGTCGCTCCCTTCCGCAAGGGCACTTCCGGGtgcctctctcccctctccccatgtcTCCTCACCAGCCCTTCCTGTGAGATGCCAGCCAGCTTTGGAAAAGACCTCCCTAAGGCACATctgccctgaccgggatggcccaggctagcctgatttcgtccaatctcagaagctaagcagggtcagccctggttagtatttggatgggagaccaccaaggaataccagggttgctgtgcagaggaaggcactggcaaaccacctctgtgagtctcttgccatgaaaaccccaaaaggggtcgccataagtcggctgcgacttgacggcactttacacacacacacacaaggcacatCTGAATAAGAAAGCGACCGCTCCTGCCCTCTGAGTGGCACACCCATCGCTTCTCTGGAATTTTCCACTAGAGTAACGATGGGCAGTGTGGGAAAGTCTTGCATGAAGAAAGTTTTCTGTGGCTTTTTCACTGCAATGGAATTATATTTGTTGGTATGTTTTGTATCCCACCAAGCAGTTCAAAGCAGAGTCCATGATTCTTCCTTTCCTACTGAAAGTATCTGGCCACCGCAGAGATATGATGCCTTCAGCAGTGTTGTCATTTTAACCGACATGATTCCTTATACATAATTCAGCATTTGGCCCTGCTTTTATGCCATGGATtctcaacatggtgcccgtgaCAGCatgtttttctgggggggggggggaggaaaggaccAGCCACCTTTGAAAAATCACAAATGTACTCTTTATACAGGGAAATTCCCAatctttaaatgaaaatattgtcgaaggctttcacggtcagagttcatcggttcttgtaggttatccgggcagtgtgagcgtggtcttggtattttctttcctgacgtcaggaaagaaaataccaagaccacggtcacacagcccagataacctacaagaaccgattgaAATGAAAATAGTCATATCACAAATGGAAAAGCatttaaaagtatcttaattcagaAAATCAATGGTCAGATGGGGCAGGACATTGATTGGTGCCATCCTGGTGGTGGCCTGGTTTATTGCTGCTGGAATTGGTCAGTAACTCTATGTAACTACTCCAGTCTTAAGCACTGCGGAATTCTCTCTCTCCATGTGTgccaagtgccatcaaatcgcagccaacttatggcaaccccatagggttttcaaggcaagaaacgttcagaggtgatttgctgttgccttcctctgtgtgggctgagagaactgactggcacaaggtcaggcttcatgtggaggggtgaggaatcaagcctggttctctagattagagtctaccactcttaaccactataccacactggccctcaaAATCCTCTAGCATTTCAACATGCAGGATATTTGCCTAGCCATTGTATGGTGTGATGAATCTGGAAATAGGAAATGTAAGCTTAGTATTCTCTAGTTGGTACTGAAAGAAATACGAGGTTTCAGATGTTCCACATATATATAGGTTGCAGACTTATTGTGCagaatgtgttttattttatcaCAGATTTTTGATTCTGGTTAGAGAAGAATCCTCCCCTGGATTCATGATCTGTTTTGGAATAGACCAGCTAGACTAGAAAGGAGTAGCACCTTGGACTAGAGCATCAGTTGATAGCTCTGACTTGAAAGtagagaactttttaaaaaaagtattagcCTTCTCTGAAATACACTAAACTTCACCTTTTTAAATGAGGAAACACATTCTTCCGTTAGAATtttggactttttaaaaatgagaaaccAAATGATGATTCAACTATTGCTGAGAAAGAGGATGGATTCTATCCTATGAGTCACTGATTTCTCTTTTGAGCTGTATTAAGTTGGTGCAAACAATGTGTGGCTACAAATTCTGAAGTGGTAACTGTAGTAGTGGAGTATTGCAGCAAACTTTTTCTGACTATGAACTGTAATATGGTTAGGAATTTTTGTATTGTTAAACTAAGTACTAAAGTTGACTTGTCATCTATAGACAGCATCCAGGCACACCCAGTTTTACTTAAATCAAACTTACCAGACAAATGAAGATACTGAAGTAAACTACATTAATATTGTTTAGGACAGTTTAAGAATAACCTGAAGTTTGTGGTAGTGGTTCAAAATCACATGATAAATCAAGTATTTCCTCATTTGGTGCAATCAATAAGTTGATTCACCTAAAGAATTATAGGGTGGCTAATGAACGGCAGGCTCTGATTTCTGATGACAGTGGCAAATTTGGCTGTTGGGAACAGAGTGTTTCCCTGGCTTTCTGCTTCTTGGGAATTTCAAAGAGGAAAGTGGGCAACTCTGGAAAAGGGATAAAGGAAACTGAAATGTAATTCTAGATTGGCTACAAATGGATATCAAAATCTAGCTTTATAAACATACTTTCCATTTCAGCAGCCAGAACCTCCAGTCCAGCTTCAATATCAGAAAGGTAGCCCTGATGTCAGAGTGATTTTAAACATAAGCACTGTGACTGTAATAGTAATGTACATATTCTGACAGAACACACCACTGTTACATCAGACCATGATGCAACGTTACTGTTTAAAAAGTCGTCTGATTTTAGAGACCTGACCATGTCTGATGACCTGGATTTTATTGCAACATTCTTTTGACGTAAATGCAAGAGAACAGAGCCAGAAAATGTAATTGATTTAAGAGACACACCTACATCAAGTTTAATCTGTGTTCTTCTTCTTGCACTTACATAAAGATTACATTAGATTGGCTGTCttatactgagagccagtgtggtatagt
This window contains:
- the PIGH gene encoding phosphatidylinositol N-acetylglucosaminyltransferase subunit H; amino-acid sequence: MADGEAYLTVSGERIALQRRHYSASCREFVVRCPRLQLRSVSAVTCSVWLVAYGLFVLCQNSVVLSAAIFVTLIGLLAYLHFVKIDQESLLIVGSLGIQMTSSYASGKESTTFIEMNQVKDVVINEAIYMQKVIYYLCILLQDPVEPHVVSEVVPLFQSSKPRLDCLVEVYKSCQEILEQNKKS